The Tubulanus polymorphus chromosome 6, tnTubPoly1.2, whole genome shotgun sequence genome includes a region encoding these proteins:
- the LOC141907598 gene encoding snaclec bothroinsularin subunit beta-like, with amino-acid sequence MGAELLVLSLVIIGAGLSVVTATITCKRYDLTTCYEVRENVLDWDKAEKDCEKDGGYLAVIPDDDRQDFVAGILQSHPQSSYWIGLKKNYNARFEWVNGDESKYRNWRDNADLEMISRSHAYIYNGVLENNQCTWDAIDPEYHQTFYICEFKNGILNVQ; translated from the exons GCGCAGGCCTTTCGGTGGTGACGGCGACGATTACGTGTAAAAGATACGACTTGACGACTTGTTACGAGGTGCGCGAGAACGTACTCGATTGGGACAAAGCCGAGAAAGACTGCGAGAAAGATGGCGGATACCTGGCCGTTATACCCGACGACGATCGCCAGG ATTTCGTGGCCGGTATCCTACAAAGCCATCCTCAATCCTCTTATTGGATCGGtttgaagaaaaattacaACGCCAGATTCGAATGGGTGAACGGGGACGAATCGAAATACAG aaattggCGTGACAATGCCGACCTGGAAATGATTTCGCGGTCACACGCCTACATATACAACGGCGTACTGGAAAACAACCAGTGTACCTGGGACGCCATCGACCCGGAATATCACCAGACTTTCTACATCTGCGAATTCAAGAATGGAATTCTGAACGTGCAATAA